From a region of the Vidua macroura isolate BioBank_ID:100142 chromosome 3, ASM2450914v1, whole genome shotgun sequence genome:
- the IYD gene encoding iodotyrosine deiodinase 1 produces the protein MALFSSLTPVFIAIICVLIGVIMKKTNGEKEKRDTKSKHPSRPWVDEDLKDSTDHPLEEEEGEEELQGLEENVAHVPFTGERYSEAEMIKRSQTFYELLNKRRSVRFLSDESVPREVIDNVIRTAGTSPSGAHTEPWTFVVVQDPYLKHKIREIVEEEEEINYKKRMGDRWVNDLKRLRTNWIKEYLDTAPYLILIFKQVYGQLPNGKKKTHYYNEISVSIACGILLAALQNAGLYTVTSTPLNCGPQLRVLLHRPANEKLLLLLPVGYPKKDATVPALSRKPLEDIMVVM, from the exons ATGGCActcttttcttccctcacaCCAGTATTTATAGCCATTATATGTGTTTTGATTGGGGTAATAATGAAGAAGACAaatggagagaaggaaaaacgTGACACTAAAAGCAAGCATCCATCTCGCCCATGGGTGGATGAAGATTTAAAAGATAGCACTGACCATCCCTTAGAAGAAGAAG AGGGTGAGGAAGAGTTGCAAGGACTTGAAGAAAATGTTGCCCATGTCCCCTTCACTGGCGAGCGCTACTCTGAGGCTGAAATGATTAAGAGGTCGCAGACATTCTATGAGCTTCTAAATAAGAGGCGATCTGTCAGGTTTCTCAGTGATGAGTCAGTCCCCAGGGAGGTTATCGATAATGTCATCAGAACAGCAG GTACTTCACCTAGTGGAGCACACACTGAGCCCTGGACCTTTGTGGTAGTGCAAGATCCATATTTAAAACATAAGATTCGTGAAATTgtagaagaagaagaggaaatcAACTACAAAAAAAGGATGGGAGACAGATGGGTTAATGACCTGAAAAGATTGAG AACAAATTGGATCAAAGAGTACTTGGACACTGCTCCGTATTTGATCCTCATTTTCAAGCAGGTATATGGGCAGCTTCCAAATGGCAAAAAGAAGACCCACTACTACAATGAAATCAGTGTTTCCATTGCCTGTGGTATCCTGCTTGCTGCACTGCAG AACGCGGGTCTGTACACAGTGACCTCCACACCCCTGAACTGCGGCCCCCAGCTCCGGGTGCTGCTCCACCGGCCAGCAAACGAGAAGCTCCTGTTGCTGCTCCCCGTTGGCTATCCCAAGAAAGACGCCACTGTGCCTGCGCTGAGCCGGAAGCCGCTGGAAGACATCATGGTGGTCATGTGa